The proteins below come from a single Hyphomicrobium denitrificans ATCC 51888 genomic window:
- a CDS encoding adenylosuccinate synthase, producing the protein MTNVVVVGAQWGDEGKGKIVDWLSERADVVVRFQGGHNAGHTLVIDGTTFKLSLLPSGVVRSDKLSVIGNGVVVDPWALVAEIDKLKKQGLSITRDNLRVAENATLILPLHRELDQLREEAAGTEKIGTTGRGIGPAYEDKVGRRAIRVQDLASPETLGPKIDRVLAHHNALRRGLGQPEVAKDKLIADLNGIAPQVLPYMDVSWELLDIARRQGKRILFEGAQGALLDIDHGTYPYVTSSNTVAAQAATGSGIGPRYAGYVLGIAKAYTTRVGSGPFPTELTDAVGEKIGERGHEFGTVTGRKRRCGWFDSVLVRQVAKVSGIDGIALTKLDVLDGFDTIRICVGYTLDGERLNRLPASASAQARIIPVYEDFEGWSESTQGARRWADLPAQAVKYVRRVEELIECPVTLLSTSPERADTILMKDPFE; encoded by the coding sequence ATGACGAACGTTGTCGTGGTCGGTGCCCAGTGGGGCGACGAGGGCAAAGGCAAGATCGTGGATTGGCTGTCGGAGCGCGCCGATGTCGTCGTGCGCTTCCAGGGAGGTCATAACGCGGGGCACACGCTCGTCATCGACGGCACGACCTTCAAGCTGTCCCTGCTCCCGTCCGGCGTCGTCAGATCCGACAAGCTCTCCGTTATCGGCAACGGCGTCGTCGTCGATCCGTGGGCGCTCGTCGCGGAAATCGACAAGCTGAAGAAGCAGGGTTTGTCGATCACGCGTGACAATCTCCGCGTTGCCGAGAACGCAACGCTGATTTTGCCTCTGCACCGCGAACTCGATCAGCTTCGTGAGGAAGCCGCAGGCACCGAAAAAATCGGCACCACCGGACGTGGCATCGGCCCTGCGTATGAAGACAAGGTCGGCCGCCGAGCGATCCGCGTGCAGGATCTGGCGTCGCCCGAAACGCTCGGACCGAAAATCGATCGCGTCCTGGCGCATCACAACGCTTTGCGTCGCGGCCTCGGCCAGCCCGAAGTCGCAAAAGATAAACTCATCGCGGATTTGAACGGCATCGCACCGCAAGTGCTCCCGTACATGGATGTCTCGTGGGAACTGCTCGATATCGCGCGACGCCAGGGCAAGCGCATTCTGTTTGAAGGCGCACAAGGCGCACTGCTCGACATCGATCACGGCACGTACCCTTACGTCACGTCGTCGAACACCGTTGCGGCTCAGGCAGCGACGGGTTCGGGCATCGGTCCGCGTTACGCTGGATATGTGCTGGGAATTGCGAAGGCCTACACAACCCGCGTTGGCTCGGGTCCGTTTCCGACGGAGCTGACGGACGCAGTCGGCGAAAAGATCGGCGAGCGCGGGCACGAATTCGGCACGGTTACCGGACGCAAGCGCCGCTGCGGCTGGTTCGATAGCGTACTTGTGCGGCAGGTCGCGAAGGTGTCGGGGATCGACGGAATAGCTCTGACGAAGCTCGACGTTCTCGACGGCTTCGATACGATCCGCATCTGCGTCGGCTACACGCTCGACGGCGAACGGCTCAATCGGCTGCCGGCGAGCGCCAGCGCGCAGGCAAGAATTATTCCTGTCTATGAAGATTTCGAGGGCTGGTCCGAGTCGACACAAGGCGCACGCCGTTGGGCCGATCTCCCGGCCCAAGCTGTCAAATATGTTCGCCGCGTCGAGGAACTTATCGAATGCCCGGTAACTCTTTTATCGACGAGTCCTGAGCGTGCCGACACCATCCTGATGAAAGACCCATTCGAATGA
- a CDS encoding mucoidy inhibitor MuiA family protein, with the protein MSIRNNNEGSSAMRFALAAVLVAAQSVSAFAADVPATSTVDAVTVFLSGAEVTRLAKVKLDKGENTIILGDVPASAVPGSIRVEGKATGKIEIGSVDTARKLLQREESQAADVKRKELEDRVEQLKDERSTIDAQAQAAAIQKKLIANLAELPKRRPSSDTAPGAGEDWQKILSLIPQAAGESGKLALDAQQKIRAIDRSIKDLKNQLASLAPAKTQQTEIRVFVFAQTPVDADLTIRYQVPNANWAPIYDARLQTGTKTEPPKLTLSRRAAISQKSGEDWTGVSLQLSTSRPSDGASAPALDTQFVDYEQPPRPVAAAPASANFELAKRDRLADGRALAGAAAPPPVEQQADEVAAPEPVVETVAKLESAPFEATFEVPGRTTVAGNGDAKRVLLMADDIEPALGSRAVPKLDSNAYLYATLKIAKGTPLLPGRVYLFRDGTFVGTGDVPLLPPGEEYKLGFGIDDQVKVKHAVLEEKRGESGIISTSHVDSRSFRVNVKNLHERPINVTILDRVPVSQNDEIKVEYTGRATPTMQNVDDRRGVVAFEAKLDPDEEKILEYGYRISWPASKSIVYGP; encoded by the coding sequence ATGTCGATCCGTAACAATAACGAAGGTTCCAGCGCGATGCGTTTTGCCCTTGCGGCAGTTCTTGTGGCTGCACAGTCAGTGAGTGCGTTTGCCGCCGACGTTCCCGCGACGTCTACGGTCGACGCGGTGACCGTGTTTCTGTCGGGTGCGGAAGTCACGCGCCTCGCCAAGGTGAAGCTCGACAAGGGTGAGAACACGATCATTCTGGGCGACGTTCCGGCGAGCGCCGTTCCGGGATCGATCCGCGTCGAAGGCAAGGCGACGGGCAAGATCGAGATCGGTTCCGTCGATACCGCGCGCAAGCTTCTGCAGCGTGAGGAAAGCCAGGCCGCCGACGTTAAACGCAAAGAACTCGAAGATCGCGTTGAGCAGCTCAAGGATGAACGGTCGACGATAGACGCCCAGGCCCAGGCCGCGGCGATCCAGAAGAAGCTGATCGCAAATCTGGCGGAGCTTCCGAAACGTCGGCCGTCCTCAGACACAGCGCCCGGCGCTGGCGAGGACTGGCAGAAGATCCTCTCGCTCATTCCGCAGGCTGCAGGCGAATCCGGCAAGCTCGCCCTCGATGCGCAGCAGAAGATCCGCGCCATCGATCGCAGCATCAAGGACCTGAAGAACCAACTCGCGTCTCTTGCGCCCGCCAAGACGCAGCAAACCGAAATCCGTGTTTTCGTTTTCGCGCAGACGCCGGTCGATGCCGATCTGACGATCCGTTATCAGGTGCCGAATGCGAACTGGGCACCGATTTACGACGCCCGCCTCCAGACGGGCACGAAGACCGAGCCGCCGAAGCTGACACTCTCCCGCCGCGCCGCGATTTCGCAAAAGTCTGGCGAGGATTGGACAGGCGTATCGCTGCAGCTTTCAACCTCGCGTCCCTCCGACGGCGCTTCCGCACCGGCGCTCGATACGCAATTCGTCGATTACGAGCAGCCGCCAAGGCCCGTTGCCGCGGCTCCGGCCTCGGCAAACTTCGAGCTCGCGAAACGCGACCGGCTTGCCGATGGACGCGCGCTCGCAGGTGCAGCCGCACCGCCGCCAGTGGAGCAGCAAGCGGACGAAGTCGCGGCCCCGGAGCCCGTCGTCGAAACGGTGGCGAAGCTCGAGAGTGCGCCGTTTGAAGCGACGTTCGAAGTGCCTGGCCGCACGACGGTCGCAGGCAATGGCGACGCCAAGCGCGTGCTGCTGATGGCGGACGACATCGAGCCGGCGCTCGGCAGCAGGGCTGTGCCGAAACTTGATTCCAACGCGTATCTCTACGCGACCCTCAAGATCGCCAAGGGCACGCCGCTGCTGCCCGGTCGCGTCTATCTCTTCCGCGACGGGACGTTTGTCGGAACCGGGGATGTGCCGCTGCTGCCGCCGGGCGAAGAATACAAGCTTGGCTTCGGCATCGACGATCAGGTCAAGGTGAAGCACGCGGTGCTTGAAGAAAAGCGCGGCGAAAGCGGGATCATTTCAACCTCGCATGTCGACAGCCGCAGCTTCCGCGTCAACGTCAAGAACCTGCACGAGCGTCCGATCAACGTGACGATCCTCGACCGCGTTCCCGTTTCGCAGAACGACGAGATCAAGGTCGAATACACGGGTCGCGCGACGCCGACGATGCAGAATGTCGATGATCGTCGCGGCGTCGTGGCCTTCGAGGCCAAGCTCGATCCCGATGAAGAGAAGATTCTGGAATACGGCTATCGCATCTCGTGGCCGGCGTCGAAGTCGATTGTCTACGGTCCATAA
- a CDS encoding phosphoserine transaminase, with product MSAPEKPKNKPNRPFFSSGPCAKRPGWTANALNSALTGRSHRSPEGRERLKRAITLTHEVLRVPEGYKVAILPGSDTGAVELAMWNLLGARGVDVLAWDVFGRVWLRDVAEELKLPGARTMDAEPGHLPDLSKVDFARDVVFTWNGTTTGVRIPDANWIPDDRQGLTICDATSALMGQTIDLNKIDVLTYSWQKAFGAEAAHGMAIMSPRALERLASYTPAWPIPRLFRIKNRGEIVHDVFEGVTINTPSMLCVEDYLDGLNWVKEIGGIDASIARAHANAEVLYAWIERTPWAEALPVDPKTRSETSVAIRFVEPDLLALGEAKALAVQNDMVRILASEKAAFDLGAYRGMPIGLRIWCGPTIEKADLLDLLPWLEWSYAEARRQNGL from the coding sequence ATGTCCGCACCAGAAAAGCCAAAAAACAAGCCGAACCGGCCGTTCTTTTCCTCCGGCCCTTGCGCCAAGCGTCCGGGCTGGACCGCGAACGCGCTGAATAGTGCTCTCACCGGACGCTCGCATCGTTCGCCCGAGGGACGCGAACGGCTAAAGCGCGCGATCACGCTGACGCATGAAGTTCTGCGCGTTCCCGAAGGCTACAAGGTCGCGATCCTTCCCGGTTCCGACACCGGCGCGGTCGAGCTTGCGATGTGGAATCTCCTCGGCGCGCGCGGCGTCGACGTCCTCGCCTGGGACGTGTTCGGACGCGTCTGGCTGCGCGACGTGGCCGAAGAGCTGAAACTTCCCGGCGCGCGCACGATGGACGCCGAGCCCGGCCACCTGCCGGACTTATCGAAAGTCGATTTCGCGCGCGATGTGGTCTTTACCTGGAATGGCACGACGACTGGCGTTCGCATCCCCGACGCGAATTGGATTCCCGATGATCGCCAGGGACTGACGATCTGCGACGCGACGTCGGCGCTGATGGGACAGACGATCGATCTCAACAAGATCGACGTGCTGACCTATTCCTGGCAGAAGGCGTTCGGCGCCGAAGCCGCGCACGGCATGGCGATCATGTCGCCGCGCGCGCTCGAACGGCTTGCGTCCTACACGCCCGCCTGGCCGATCCCGCGCCTGTTCCGCATCAAGAACCGCGGCGAGATCGTTCATGACGTCTTTGAAGGCGTGACGATCAACACGCCGTCGATGCTCTGCGTCGAGGATTATCTCGATGGGCTCAACTGGGTGAAGGAAATCGGCGGCATCGACGCCAGCATTGCGCGCGCGCACGCCAACGCCGAGGTGCTCTATGCCTGGATCGAGCGAACGCCCTGGGCGGAAGCGCTGCCTGTCGATCCGAAGACACGTTCGGAAACCTCCGTTGCGATCCGTTTCGTCGAGCCTGATCTCCTCGCGCTTGGCGAGGCGAAAGCGCTCGCCGTGCAGAACGACATGGTGCGCATCCTCGCCAGCGAGAAGGCGGCGTTCGACCTTGGCGCCTATCGTGGCATGCCCATCGGCCTGCGCATCTGGTGCGGTCCGACGATCGAGAAAGCCGACCTGCTCGACCTTCTGCCCTGGCTCGAATGGTCATACGCCGAGGCGCGCCGCCAAAACGGGCTTTGA
- a CDS encoding outer membrane protein produces MFNARKVSILGAAFVLGSVLSASAADLGGLKDEPIAAPAAAGPSGWYIRADGGYAWYNKPGIEITTPYSAHDTNMDGAWSVGGGIGRYFGRGFRGDITVDHLFDASAKTTLCECGTDVGHAKFDFSSTVVLANLYYDINRGGRFMPYIGGGIGFAHNEASSGTIDPECGCEGTLGGGSSNSFAAAGMAGFAWRIRGGEMRYMGGGMKDEPVAVSSGNALYLDVGYRFLYLGDVKTGAADWDGGFAEDVKVKDVTAHQIRVGLRYDLN; encoded by the coding sequence ATGTTCAACGCGCGCAAAGTATCGATTCTCGGCGCGGCCTTCGTTCTCGGTAGTGTTCTGAGTGCGTCGGCTGCAGATCTCGGTGGCTTGAAGGACGAACCCATCGCGGCACCGGCAGCAGCCGGTCCCTCCGGCTGGTACATTCGCGCCGACGGCGGATACGCCTGGTACAACAAGCCCGGCATCGAAATCACCACCCCTTACAGCGCGCATGACACGAACATGGACGGCGCATGGAGCGTCGGCGGCGGCATCGGCCGTTACTTCGGTCGCGGCTTCCGCGGTGACATCACCGTCGATCATCTGTTTGACGCCTCGGCGAAAACGACGCTGTGCGAATGCGGCACCGACGTCGGTCACGCGAAGTTCGACTTCAGCAGCACTGTCGTGCTCGCCAACCTCTACTACGACATCAACCGCGGCGGCCGCTTCATGCCGTACATCGGCGGCGGCATCGGCTTTGCGCACAACGAAGCCTCCAGCGGCACGATCGATCCGGAATGCGGCTGCGAAGGCACCCTCGGAGGCGGATCGAGCAACAGCTTTGCAGCTGCGGGTATGGCCGGCTTTGCCTGGCGCATTCGCGGCGGCGAAATGCGTTACATGGGTGGCGGAATGAAGGACGAGCCGGTGGCTGTCAGCAGCGGCAACGCGCTCTACCTCGATGTCGGCTATCGCTTCCTCTATCTCGGCGACGTCAAGACGGGCGCGGCTGACTGGGATGGCGGCTTCGCAGAAGACGTCAAGGTGAAAGACGTGACGGCGCATCAGATCCGCGTCGGCCTGCGTTACGACCTGAACTAG
- the glmM gene encoding phosphoglucosamine mutase, which produces MSRRYFGTDGIRGQANRHPMTSEIALKVGMAAGTMFRSGNHRHRVVIGKDTRLSGYMLEAALMSGFTSVGMDVFLLGPMPTPAVAMLTRSLRADLGVMLSASHNPSSDNGIKLFDADGYKLSDEMERQIEDLIDTDSKTLLAPAEQIGRATRVESAQERYIEFAKRTMPKHLRLAGLRIVIDCANGAAYKVAPEALWELGAEVIKIGVEPNGQNINLNCGSTAPDLLVEKVKEFRADIGIGLDGDADRVVIVDEKGRIVNGDQLMAVIADSWQRSGQLTAGGIVATVMSNLGLERYLKSIGLTMARTPVGDRYVTEHMRKHGFNVGGEQSGHIVLSDFTTTGDGLVSALQILACVVATGKTVSEVCDRFHPLPQILRNVRYASGKPLDDNRVVKAIEGAKAKLGENGRLVIRPSGTEPVIRVMAEGDDEQVVSSIVGDIVEAVESAAAA; this is translated from the coding sequence ATGTCACGCCGCTATTTTGGGACAGACGGTATTCGCGGCCAGGCCAACCGCCATCCGATGACGTCGGAGATCGCGCTGAAAGTCGGCATGGCGGCTGGGACCATGTTCCGCTCCGGCAACCATCGGCATCGCGTGGTGATCGGCAAGGACACGCGGCTCTCGGGCTATATGCTGGAAGCCGCGCTCATGTCGGGCTTCACGTCAGTCGGCATGGACGTCTTTCTCTTGGGTCCGATGCCGACACCGGCCGTCGCGATGCTGACGCGTTCGCTCCGCGCCGATCTGGGGGTCATGCTCTCGGCGTCCCATAACCCGTCGAGCGACAACGGCATCAAGCTCTTCGACGCCGACGGCTACAAGCTGTCCGACGAGATGGAGCGCCAGATCGAGGATCTGATCGACACCGACTCCAAGACCTTGCTGGCCCCGGCCGAGCAGATCGGCAGGGCGACGCGGGTCGAAAGCGCACAGGAACGCTATATCGAATTCGCCAAGCGCACGATGCCCAAGCACCTGCGTCTCGCCGGCCTTCGCATCGTCATCGATTGCGCCAACGGCGCCGCCTACAAGGTCGCCCCGGAAGCTCTCTGGGAACTCGGCGCGGAAGTGATCAAGATCGGCGTCGAGCCGAACGGGCAGAACATCAATCTCAATTGCGGCTCGACCGCACCCGACCTTCTGGTCGAAAAAGTCAAGGAATTCCGGGCTGATATCGGCATCGGCCTCGACGGCGACGCGGACCGCGTCGTCATCGTCGATGAGAAGGGCCGGATCGTCAACGGCGACCAGCTGATGGCGGTCATCGCCGACAGCTGGCAGCGTTCCGGACAACTGACGGCCGGCGGCATCGTCGCGACGGTGATGAGCAACCTCGGGCTCGAACGCTATCTGAAGTCGATCGGCCTGACGATGGCGCGCACGCCGGTCGGTGATCGCTACGTCACCGAGCACATGCGCAAGCACGGCTTCAACGTCGGAGGCGAACAGTCCGGCCACATCGTGCTGTCGGACTTCACGACGACCGGCGACGGCCTCGTCTCCGCTCTGCAAATCCTCGCTTGCGTCGTCGCGACCGGCAAGACGGTCTCAGAAGTCTGCGATCGATTCCATCCGCTTCCGCAAATCCTGCGCAATGTGCGCTACGCCAGCGGCAAGCCGCTTGACGACAACCGTGTCGTCAAGGCGATCGAAGGCGCCAAGGCGAAGCTCGGCGAAAACGGCCGCCTCGTCATTCGCCCGTCGGGCACCGAGCCCGTCATTCGCGTGATGGCGGAAGGCGATGACGAGCAGGTTGTCTCGAGCATCGTCGGCGACATCGTCGAAGCAGTAGAATCTGCCGCAGCAGCCTGA
- a CDS encoding ParA family protein, translating into MAVFLAVANRKGGVGKSTVSVMLAHALAVHGGKRVLLIDLDSQCNASLILMGGHGWNEARKAGKTIADYFYDLFDGIPANARDYVSKNAGDVSATNGKPAPISLVPGSLLLEDIQGELYLKQANQSNIPDVVANRVRGRMESLIRRFEGDYDVVILDCAPGLSFAALAALKTADKVIVPFRPDYVSQLAVDRVAMLIEDTRNLDDLSEIPMDDRRYACLANYVRNDDKDYMMIEEISLVHPVLETFLPQRNGIANAFDYIGQLRSIDAKYSDAAGDVKELYQEISRIIDTISANKKTKVAVS; encoded by the coding sequence ATGGCAGTGTTTCTGGCGGTGGCGAACCGCAAGGGCGGGGTCGGGAAATCCACCGTCTCCGTGATGCTGGCGCACGCGCTGGCGGTTCACGGCGGCAAGCGCGTGTTGCTCATCGATCTCGATTCGCAGTGCAACGCGTCGTTGATCCTGATGGGCGGCCACGGATGGAACGAGGCGCGCAAGGCCGGAAAGACGATTGCCGACTATTTCTACGACCTGTTCGACGGTATCCCGGCCAACGCGCGCGATTACGTTTCCAAGAACGCCGGAGACGTTTCGGCGACCAACGGCAAGCCCGCGCCGATCTCGCTGGTGCCGGGATCGCTGCTGCTCGAGGATATCCAGGGCGAGCTTTATCTGAAGCAGGCCAATCAGAGCAACATTCCGGACGTGGTCGCGAACCGGGTACGCGGACGCATGGAAAGCCTGATCCGGCGCTTCGAGGGCGACTACGATGTCGTGATCCTCGACTGCGCGCCGGGACTGTCGTTCGCGGCGCTTGCCGCGCTCAAGACGGCGGACAAGGTCATCGTTCCGTTCCGTCCGGATTATGTTTCGCAGCTCGCGGTCGACCGCGTGGCGATGCTGATCGAAGACACCCGGAACCTCGACGACCTTTCGGAAATTCCGATGGACGACCGGCGCTACGCCTGCCTTGCAAACTACGTGCGGAACGACGACAAGGATTATATGATGATCGAGGAAATCAGCCTCGTGCATCCGGTCCTGGAGACGTTCCTGCCGCAGCGAAACGGCATCGCCAATGCCTTCGACTATATTGGGCAGCTCCGCTCGATCGACGCGAAATATTCGGATGCGGCGGGCGACGTGAAAGAACTTTACCAGGAAATCTCGCGGATCATTGACACGATCTCCGCAAACAAGAAAACCAAGGTTGCGGTTTCCTAA
- a CDS encoding APC family permease: MSDNVSDRTQGDGPVLRRSIGTTQLALYALGSMVGSGIYGLIGKAAGEAGSAVWLSFVVALCAALLTSLSYASLGSRYPRAGGAAYVTGRAFRLPIVSFIIGLALVASGLTSIATQSKIFATILADIAGLEQLSPTFIAIGFLLILGGIVFRGIRESMWVNVVCTLMEVGGLLLVIASGISYWGSVDYFQTPPERADTAFGVIVLQASVLTFFAFIGFEDAINVAEECKDPERTIPRGLIIATFTAALLYIAVAVTAVSVVPWHELATTSSPLTEVMRRSAPGIPPGIMTFIALFSVANTALVNYVTASRLIYGMSGQGLLPNHFGRLHAKQRTPHIAVLALLAVSLLLVIAGGIADLAAATVLLLLVVFIAVNASLVTLKRRADEKPGQFEIPVILPLAGIAVCTGLLLTRLASSDWRAPALAGALIALILALYAVLRMGKSDVR, encoded by the coding sequence ATGAGCGACAATGTAAGTGACCGGACGCAAGGGGACGGGCCTGTTCTGCGCCGCTCGATCGGCACGACACAGCTCGCGCTCTACGCGCTCGGCAGCATGGTCGGGTCGGGGATTTACGGACTGATCGGAAAGGCTGCCGGCGAGGCCGGATCTGCGGTCTGGTTGTCGTTTGTCGTCGCGCTCTGCGCCGCTCTGCTGACGTCGCTTTCCTATGCGTCGCTCGGCTCGCGCTATCCGAGGGCGGGAGGCGCCGCGTACGTGACGGGGCGCGCGTTTCGCCTTCCAATCGTGAGCTTCATCATCGGGCTCGCGCTTGTGGCTTCGGGCCTGACGTCGATCGCAACGCAATCCAAAATTTTCGCCACCATCCTTGCGGATATCGCGGGCCTCGAACAGCTTTCACCGACATTCATCGCCATCGGATTTCTTCTCATTCTCGGCGGCATCGTCTTTCGCGGCATCCGCGAGAGCATGTGGGTCAACGTGGTTTGCACGCTGATGGAAGTCGGCGGTTTGCTGCTCGTGATTGCATCCGGCATTTCCTACTGGGGCAGCGTCGACTACTTCCAGACGCCGCCGGAACGCGCGGATACGGCCTTCGGCGTGATCGTACTGCAGGCGTCGGTGTTGACGTTCTTCGCGTTCATCGGATTCGAGGATGCGATCAACGTCGCGGAGGAATGCAAAGATCCGGAGCGGACTATTCCGCGCGGTCTGATCATCGCGACCTTTACGGCGGCGCTGCTCTACATAGCGGTCGCGGTCACTGCCGTGTCGGTTGTCCCGTGGCATGAGCTGGCGACGACATCGAGCCCGCTGACTGAAGTCATGCGCCGCAGCGCGCCGGGAATTCCGCCAGGCATCATGACATTCATTGCGCTGTTCTCGGTCGCGAACACTGCGCTCGTGAATTACGTCACGGCCTCGCGCCTGATCTACGGCATGTCCGGACAAGGATTGCTGCCGAATCATTTCGGGCGGCTCCACGCGAAGCAACGCACGCCGCATATCGCCGTGCTGGCGCTGCTTGCGGTGTCCCTGCTGCTGGTGATTGCGGGCGGCATCGCCGACCTTGCTGCGGCGACCGTCTTGCTGCTTCTTGTGGTGTTCATCGCCGTCAATGCTTCGCTCGTTACGCTCAAGCGCCGCGCCGACGAAAAGCCGGGCCAGTTCGAAATACCGGTGATCCTGCCGCTTGCGGGAATTGCCGTTTGCACGGGTCTGCTTTTGACGCGACTGGCAAGCAGCGACTGGCGCGCGCCCGCTCTCGCAGGCGCGCTGATCGCCCTGATCCTCGCGCTTTACGCAGTGCTTCGGATGGGAAAATCGGACGTCCGGTGA
- a CDS encoding pyridoxamine 5'-phosphate oxidase family protein produces MQIASDIAFTPSVKAEQSKRGSRLQYERMERTRGWPSTVTPDLTAFIADARSFYLATASADGQPYIQHRGGPAGFLKILDDKRLAFADYVGNRQYITIGNLAENPKAYIFIMDYVHQRRVKLWGTAKVIEGDDELLSKLSDPTYRARPERVIVFTIEAWDQNCPQHIPRMLPFDEVAGAIGRLQTRIADLETENARLRNDSKAQ; encoded by the coding sequence ATGCAAATTGCTTCCGACATCGCATTCACACCGTCCGTCAAGGCCGAACAGTCAAAGCGCGGTTCGCGTCTTCAATACGAGCGGATGGAACGTACGAGGGGCTGGCCGAGCACCGTCACGCCGGACCTCACCGCATTCATCGCCGATGCGCGCTCCTTCTACCTTGCAACGGCGAGCGCCGACGGCCAGCCTTACATCCAGCATCGCGGCGGGCCCGCGGGGTTTCTCAAGATCCTCGACGACAAGAGGCTGGCGTTCGCTGATTATGTTGGAAACCGGCAGTACATCACGATCGGCAATCTCGCCGAGAATCCGAAAGCCTACATATTCATCATGGATTACGTGCATCAGCGGCGCGTAAAGCTCTGGGGTACGGCGAAGGTGATCGAAGGCGATGACGAGCTGCTGTCGAAGCTGAGCGATCCGACATATCGCGCGCGGCCGGAACGCGTGATCGTCTTCACGATCGAAGCCTGGGATCAGAACTGCCCGCAGCATATTCCGCGGATGCTGCCATTTGACGAAGTGGCAGGCGCGATTGGACGGCTGCAAACGCGGATCGCCGATCTCGAAACGGAAAATGCCCGCCTGCGCAACGACTCCAAGGCGCAATGA
- the folP gene encoding dihydropteroate synthase, with translation MKRSIYLQPTAIFWDRSRRRAIDEPDIPEWRGLPLAGGRLSFAALDVLTRATPETKRRTIVLGDAFSGDWGREALAAADILEELSTQRPRIAGLSLDRPRIMGIVNVTPDSFSDGGENLDAEKAIAHGLQLVAEGADILDIGGESTRPQSDAVALDEELRRVLPVIEGLRARTDAVISIDTRKAEVMRRAAAAGADILNDVSAFTHDPDSLAVAAETELPVVIMHAQGDPKTMNDNPQYDDVVLDVFDYLESRVQACVAAGIPKSKIVVDPGIGFGKHLHHNVAVMAGLSLYHGLGVPILLGASRKKMIGQLCNVDDAKDRVSGSLATAIAGVGSGVQIVRVHDVKETKQAIEVWRACTAGTEKGLD, from the coding sequence ATGAAACGCTCGATTTACCTCCAGCCGACTGCGATCTTCTGGGACAGGAGCCGACGCCGCGCCATCGACGAGCCCGATATCCCGGAATGGCGCGGATTGCCGCTCGCAGGCGGGCGCTTGTCGTTCGCCGCGCTGGATGTCTTGACGCGCGCGACGCCGGAAACGAAGCGGCGCACGATCGTCCTCGGCGATGCGTTCAGCGGCGACTGGGGCCGCGAGGCTCTGGCGGCAGCCGACATCCTCGAGGAACTATCCACGCAGCGTCCACGCATCGCCGGATTGTCGCTCGACCGGCCCCGCATCATGGGCATCGTCAACGTCACGCCGGACAGCTTCTCCGACGGCGGCGAAAACCTCGACGCCGAGAAGGCAATCGCGCACGGTCTTCAGCTCGTCGCCGAAGGCGCCGACATCCTCGATATCGGCGGCGAGAGCACGCGCCCGCAGTCGGACGCTGTTGCACTCGACGAGGAACTGCGTCGCGTCCTCCCGGTCATCGAAGGCCTGCGCGCCCGCACCGACGCCGTGATCTCAATCGATACGCGCAAGGCCGAGGTGATGCGCCGCGCCGCCGCTGCCGGGGCCGACATTCTGAATGACGTCTCGGCGTTCACGCATGATCCGGACTCGCTCGCCGTCGCGGCTGAAACCGAGCTGCCCGTCGTCATCATGCACGCGCAGGGCGATCCGAAAACGATGAACGACAATCCGCAGTATGACGATGTCGTCCTCGACGTATTCGATTACCTCGAAAGCCGCGTGCAGGCCTGTGTCGCCGCCGGAATCCCGAAATCGAAAATCGTCGTTGATCCCGGCATCGGCTTCGGCAAGCACCTTCATCACAACGTCGCGGTGATGGCGGGGCTGTCGCTCTATCACGGTCTCGGCGTGCCGATCCTTCTCGGTGCGAGCCGCAAGAAAATGATCGGCCAGCTCTGCAACGTCGATGACGCGAAGGATCGCGTGTCGGGATCGCTGGCGACGGCCATCGCGGGTGTCGGATCGGGCGTGCAGATCGTGCGCGTTCACGACGTCAAGGAAACGAAGCAGGCGATCGAGGTCTGGCGCGCCTGTACGGCGGGCACCGAAAAGGGGTTGGATTAA